The Argiope bruennichi chromosome 5, qqArgBrue1.1, whole genome shotgun sequence genome segment aaattatattcattcagCTGTAAAGatataaatcaagaaattttgatagtaaaactGTTGCAagatgagcaaaaaaaaaaaaaaaaaaaaaaatgtaatttggcaGTTGAAGCAATGTTATTTGGGAAAGAAGCTGGCAAGTAGTTTTTCTCATTAGAATAATTTCAACATTAATTGGTTTGTTATCTGATATTTttgagattcataaaaataattcagaggggataaaattcatatttctagtCAGTAGAGAGAAGGACACCGAAAAAATACTCAACTTTATTTTTCCGCATTGTTTTGCTCTAGTACATATTTCCATACATAACACAATTCAGTGCAAAAttcatttcagatatattttaaaaaaaaccttttgcaactattttttatatgaaacagactatagaaaatttttgcaaaattatcaatatattttgtcataaaaatcaaaaaagaaaatgcaaaagaatttatttgtcTGAATATggatacataattataatgatggGAAATTTTGTTTTGGGTGCAcctttgataattttctttgtatgtgaattataatataatgatgatcaatataatataaacatacatatgttgataaattttaaaacaaaggccttaattaaatttgtatttctgatctttcccatcaaaaaaaaaaaaaaaaaacttatggtactttaaattgaaattgccattcaatttacttttattttacgaACTCAAATTTGTCCCGGCCCTTCCATTACTTCAAAAAGAGGAACCTGCACAGACTGTGAAAATGAGTATAAAATCTTGTCTTAATAGTCTGTGGAAATTCCTCTTTTTCAACACTGCTTTTCATGAGTTTTCATTCctaatcaaaaagtttttttctgaaaatgcaattaatttattaattttcattttttctttatacaggATTACaagcaatagttttttttttttttagcattgttATATGTAAGCATGTTGTCtgattatgcatatatattaaaatatctgataGTCCAAATTTTgctcaatagtttttttttttttctgagaaaataattAGACACAAATAACATACTGattacataagaatatttttcaatcttacctacatatgaactggtcattgaattaaaaaaaaaattgtgaatgcacttagtttaatatgttattcaaaacaatctgctatattacagcattaattgtaaaatttatttatcattacttatatttttgaacttgtaCTTAGTTTTACCATAGTGAAAATGGGTGCATTGTCAGCATGAGTACAGATAGAAATCGGttttaatagttagttataaaaaatatcatttgttttatgTGTGTGTGAGTGTAAAATCGAGGATCCGCAACACATGtatcattcatgttgttctgaccactatactgcaTTGCCCACACTTCAAAAtggaaattgaatatatttattctaatagttataaaaaatgtttttgtgcgCTAATGTAAAATCGcaggttttttttccccccaggaaagacacctatatagataagcataaaaagcaaaaccttatctaaatataaaatctgatcCAAATCATTTGAGCTGTTTCcaagatacatgaaataaatgtatatacataCAAGAATTGCTTGCTTCAAGTTCTAAGATTTTGTATTCATCGTTACTAAAACATTAAGATAATatacattagaaatatatttcaatcaaattatttttagtaatttataatgGGATATTGAACAGTTTTTGTacgtaaaatatgaaattttttatggataACTATTTAGATCAAttcaagaacatttattttttatcatgagATTTCAGTGCTTTCGGAGAATGTATACTGTTTTCACCACCTTAGATAAACAGAACTGATagcttataatattgttttacggaataagtatacatatatatatcttttattagattaaaaaaattttcctaattCAAAAAGGTATGATACTATGttgcattcatatatttaaaaaatatttatatattttcattataaaatatcaacgCAAACCTTTTTTTCTTGGAAACAgaaatagattaatatttattgaatatttaatatgatcatatttgatatttttcaaaatgttcatcTGAATGTAACTTAGctttggaaaatttataaaaatgtgctCTTTTGTCATGGTCTTATCTTCTATGTTGATCATTTCAGCTACTTATATTTGGTTGCTTTCCAATATGGTGCTCTTTTTTGTActgacaaaagaaatttaaatcgcTTTTCCAGATCACAACAACTTATGATGATTATGTCCCAGCATTAATCTATTTTTTGATTGATTGACTAAGGATGAAAcacatttgacacaaaaattttacaattggaAACAATAAATCAATTATCAGCTATCCTTACTGCATTGTATTGTGTTCTAGGGTCAGCACCAAGGAATCTAGCATCTcttcttaagaaaatttgaataattttgattacatttcttaataaaaaagcatgcaaatcagacaaaaatgtaaatgaaatctaCTTTCAGGCATGGGATGCCAAGAAAAATGACAActtcaatttgaatattaaagttgccttattaataattgttattgCCTCTCTTGGTAAAGCAACAATACTGAAAAGTCAAGAATCAATATTGGCTCTAACCAAGGTTAATTTTACATCACTACTAGACAATGCATAAGGCAGTATAATCCGAGattgattgcaataaaaaaaattagaggcaagattatttaaaatatagtttctatGCTATTAAGTTTTATAAACATGGTTGAAATAAGAAGCACCACAATGAGAGGTAAACATTGTCAAAACAAATCTGCTTAAAAGTAAAGAAAGGACCAAAATTGATGAGTCAACAAGATACTTCAGAATTTCCAAGTGTCACTTTACAATCTTTATCTTTTCTCtagtttttagtttattaatgtatgaattttttttttctctttattttcagaacataattTTTCACCAATTGCACAACTTTGTGTTTAAAATTGTTCTGTGTGTTTTCAAATCATGcttgtcataaaaaatattgtccaatatattcaattatcaaattataaacatttcctccaatatgtatttaaaaagaaaagaagaagccaattcttgtttaaattcttattttttttaaaaaacagatgagattccttttataaaataattatttatgtgatCAATTCACTGGaacattcaataaaatagtttgaaacgTTAAAATTCAAATGTGAATGGATTACTCatcatcataaataattttcatatatatatatatatatatatatatatatatatatatatatatatatattgttaataaatgataattaacagTTTAATATGTTCTAATACTTTTTGGGAGATTCAACAAAtggttttattttgataatacaggtaatgtaaaagcaaatatacagttttgtagaaataatgcaagtatacaaaaaagtaactATCTCATActctaaaaatataagtattccttgtattatcaatatttatcagcatttgagattaaataaaagaaattgctttagcATTTAATCAGGCTgaagtacaattttaaaaatataaataaaattttcagttttaatacttaaaattgtatattttattttaaaaattatgcaaacatgATATAATTCTTTTGTATCCACAAGTCCTGTgtcacttttttcattaaatttccataaactgtaaaaataatacaTAGTTCCATCACAACAAATCAAAAcaacttcatttaaataaaagaaaataaaaaaagatttcaggtcttggagagaaaaaaaattaccattaaaaaatCATAAGATTTTAATAGAGATGAATTAATTCTTATGTTCAAATTAGACATACATACAAAAAGCCctatatacagtgggtaaaaaaagtattggcaattgccttaatttattcatattgacaaataaataaaatgttatgcaattttagctGTCGTAAATAAATACAAGacatcttagatatataaaaatagtaaaacttttattttaattcgcattttctacgattttttcttccaaaatcgaaaatttgcatgtcaaaaaaatattggcaaagttttaactgctatgcaaattttgttacattgaagtcACATGTTTCGACTGATAAGAAACTCTACCGGTATAAAGTCTGCAAAACTACTCCAAAAGTGCATAtgcattattttgcgattactgcagtaaaatgacttcgaaatcgaaggagttggacattagtgttaaaaacatgattattaggctcagaaatgaaggtttaacttatcgtgctataagagtgcagttgaatataagtttatttactgtcagaagtgttgtaaaaaagttcaaggaaacaggatcaacggaaaataagactagaagtggacgacctcgaatattttctacaagagaaaaacATGCCATTATTAACAAGGTTAAGAAAAACCTAAAATAAGTGCACCCCAGATAGCTAGAGATGTTGCTTTCACTTCGCAAAAGACTTTCAGCGTACAGACTGTACGGAATGTTTTACACGAGGGACGTTATTATGGTAGGGCAGctagaaagaaaccattcatttcgcaaataaataggagaaagagGTTAGATTTCACAAAATCCCACGTTGATTTATCCGAAGAGTTTtggaacacagttattttttccgatgaatcaaagtttaacatttttggcagtgatgGACGACGATATGTGTGGAGGAGACCAAATACTGAATTGGAAGAGCAACATTTAACTGCtactgtaaaacatggtggaggcagcgtcttagtttggggctgtatggcagctaatggagttggcaacctgtattttattgatggtattatgaTAGCACGTACATACATTGACATTTTgcgccataacttaaaaatcagtgcccaaaatcttggcttgagaacatcattcgtttttcaacaagacaatgaccccaagcatacagcgaaTCTCACCCATGAATGGCTACTCTACAACGCTCATTGCCAGTTAAAAACCCCACCTCAATCGCCTGacatcaatccaattgaaaatttatggcacctgctggatctagaaatcaggaaacataaaatttaaagtaaagacGACCTCAAACGTTTACTCTGGTAAGAGTGGCACAAAATTCCCAACAGTACAACAAAGACCTTAGTTTCCTCTATGAGAAATAGATTACAAGCTGTTATAGATGCAGAAAGTATGCATACAAAGTACTAAACATATACTGATTTTGTTTTCgctcataattttgtcaattacataattttgccaatactttttttatcatgtaaattttggattttctcgtagattttgattaaaaaaatatttaaatggaaatttcgttatatttgtttgtcttttctccTTCTGCAATtgctatgttaaaataaaatttgtaaacatactttgttagcaaatatgatcatttataggcaattgccaatactggcaattttttattcactgtATGTTTTcaacttaagtttttttttaaagactaattACACTAGCTAAAAACTTAACTCCTTTTCTTAAAACTTccttttactaattaattaaaaacttttgtggCCATAGATTAAATTACATGGCAATCTTTGATCATGCATCTCATTATTAATCATATCTTTATATGTAGTACCTAAATTGtatcaatggatttttttttacctctgcTGTTTGGATTTTGAGAAATCCAGTGTACCAATCCCATGAATATACAGTCCAGACATTAGGAATCCATGTCTACACAAATCTGTTGGATCTCTAATGACCCTGCATATAATATTATCCCTTATTTCATTACAACATGATGAAAAAGTTTTATTGCTAATGAGAAATGACAAAAATATGCAATTGCAAATATAATCTTAAGGAactagatatttatatattttccaatattttaagaagaaagaaaagcacTTATCAACCAATATTtgcttattcattatttaaatattaaacagaactaTGAATTAATGTATAAATCGAAAGGTATCCAAGTGCAAGACTATTGGAAGAATTTTGTATGAAACTCGTTATATATGCCTAAATTTACATAGGTCTcaagttaataacaaatatcaagtttttaatacttaaaatagagtgaaatacttttttttttttttttttttaactaaatcacCAACTTTAAAAATGACGAATTTAGTATGTCATAGTcaaaagataaaaggaaaaaaacttttatacattttcatatcTTAGAAAGAAGCAAACTTAAAATCAGCATAGGGTTTCTGATAAGTCATATCATTTAAGAACAtatgcttaaattaaattattttatttagaaggaaataaaaagcattgttaACATCAAAAGAACTTCAATCTGAATGCTCAACTTTGAAAATGACCCAGTCAACATTTTTTGTTGTACTTTTACTTTTCCAATTCTctttaaaagatgaataatattttattatttatctaatagaTACCTATACATAAACaaagaacatatttaataatgacaatatcttcagaaaatgtttattacagaatttcaaaaagaatattactGATTTAagagacatttaataaataatgattcaaaGGTTAACACAAACCATTGAGGTTATGGGcgataataatttgaaagaatttaattaaagccTCCAAGAGAGCTCAACTGCCATCTGTACTATCCAAACCAGTCATTATGCTTTCAGCAAATTTAGATCATCaagcaaagaaatgaatttcgaGAAtacaaaggggaaaaaagaatgtTATAGGAAAAAAGTTAATCTAGCTACAATggataattcatataaaataatcatttttgacCATGACAACGCTCACCCAGAACAAAAATCCAAAAATGCTTCTACAGTACAATGCTGTGGTGGTTTCAAAAGAGAATGCAACTGTCTACTTGATTTCCTGCAGAGATAAATATCTTAGCAATATTCTTCAACTATAACAAATCTTTACATGATGCGGGTATCCACTGAATCATTATTTATTGAAGGTCTCACATATCTCAGATGTATAACTATCTTCAAAGAGGATGATTCAAAATTTCTATGTATCactatataaaatatgcatttttttccttctaaaaatgcatataatacaaatgaaattgaatttaaaaagtagttctttgtatttttaaggCAATATCTAGGACAGATACCAATAAAAATCTCCTTtacataaataatgatatttatacatTGGGTAAAAGGAACATATCACTTTATAAACCATTTCCTTAGCCAAGTCCAGAATattggaatgatttttaaaattcacatgcatacaaaataataataatcacagaTTTACTCTTAGTGCAGATGTTTTTTCAAAACCAtccaatacttaaaaaaaatagatatattaacAGTAACTAATCTTGCATACCGATACATAAGAAAGTTTGGTATTTAAGTCATGCCAACCAATAGGTCCTACTTCACAGTCAGCACACACCAAATATTTAACACCATCTACAGTATTACTGAAACCAACGTTTTCAAATGCATACATGTTTTCCACACACCAATATTTGTTGATTACATCTCTAGTAGCTTTTTCTCCTTTTAGATCAGGCAACTTaaactaaaagaaagaaagaaattaagaccatggaattttaattttcttataaacaaaaattcctaagtaaaataaacaaacataatagTGCATTGTCCTTACACATATTTAACAAATCAACATTAGTATTATTTGAATAGACACCAGGTCAGTGctggtaaaaataataatagaaactaATAGACAATTTGCTGGTCA includes the following:
- the LOC129969165 gene encoding guanine nucleotide exchange factor MSS4-like, with translation MAEVTPTTIEEVNPPKENDGSKADETTFKADDAVTTDGRNVKQIKCDICQSTILVPGIATLVTHEFKLPDLKGEKATRDVINKYWCVENMYAFENVGFSNTVDGVKYLVCADCEVGPIGWHDLNTKLSYVSVCKISYC